The window ATGCTCAATGTCCGTATCGCCTCGCCGCCGCCGCGGGCTCCGGAAGGAACCCCGCCTGGCAAAGCGTCCAGCTATATCTTCAGCAAGAAGCCGGGCGACAAGGTCACGATCTCCGGTCCTTACGGCGAGTTCTTTATCAAAGACACCGACTCCGAAATGGTCTACATCGGCGGTGGCGCCGGTATGGCTCCGCTTCGCAGTCACATCTTTGAGCTGTTCAAAGAACGCAAGACCAACCGCAAAGTCTCGTACTGGTACGGCGGTCGTAGCCTGCGTGAATTGTTCTATGTCGACGAGTTCCGCGACATCGAAAAGGAGTTCCCCAACTTCAAATTCAATATCGCCCTCTCCGACGCGATGCCGGAAGACAACTGGACCGGGCTCAAGGGTTTCATTCACC is drawn from Blastopirellula marina and contains these coding sequences:
- the nqrF gene encoding NADH:ubiquinone reductase (Na(+)-transporting) subunit F, producing YKDFAVQPEYHEDWDKFNIWRYVSKVDEPVIRAYSMANYPGEKGIIMLNVRIASPPPRAPEGTPPGKASSYIFSKKPGDKVTISGPYGEFFIKDTDSEMVYIGGGAGMAPLRSHIFELFKERKTNRKVSYWYGGRSLRELFYVDEFRDIEKEFPNFKFNIALSDAMPEDNWTGLKGFIH